One genomic segment of Hymenobacter psoromatis includes these proteins:
- a CDS encoding pyridoxal phosphate-dependent aminotransferase, with amino-acid sequence MRISRLADQMSGSEIIRIGNAVSEQIRQGATICNLTIGDFDPQLFPIPAGLREGVVAAYQAGQTNYPPAAGIADLRQAAADFLQKRLGLSYSPADEVLVASGSRPLIYTAYLALVDPGDRVVFPIPSWNNNHYCYLSGAEAVAVPTQPKNDFMPTAEELAPQLRGATLLALCSPLNPTGTVFTKESLEQICDLVLAENQRRGPDEKPLYILYDQIYWLLTFGQTEHHDPVSLRPALRDYVVYIDGISKCFAATGVRVGYAFGPKVVIEKMKGLLGHVGAWAPKAEQVATAKFLPQTEAVDEFVTGFKTKLQATLDAAYHGLKQLREQGYPVDAIAPAGAIYLTAKIDVLGRRTAAGEVLATTKEITAYLLTEAGLAVVPFSAFGAAATAPWFRLSVGAESRASVEAALPRLRAALDKLG; translated from the coding sequence ATGCGTATTTCCCGGCTGGCCGACCAGATGAGCGGCTCCGAAATTATCCGAATTGGCAACGCCGTGAGCGAGCAGATTCGCCAGGGCGCGACCATCTGCAACCTCACTATCGGCGACTTCGACCCGCAATTATTCCCCATTCCGGCGGGGCTGCGCGAGGGGGTAGTGGCCGCCTACCAGGCTGGCCAAACCAACTACCCGCCCGCCGCCGGCATCGCCGACCTGCGCCAGGCCGCCGCCGATTTCCTACAGAAACGCCTGGGCCTTAGCTACTCGCCCGCCGATGAGGTGCTGGTGGCCAGTGGCTCGCGCCCGCTCATCTACACCGCCTACCTGGCCCTGGTGGACCCCGGCGACCGCGTAGTGTTCCCGATTCCGTCCTGGAACAACAACCACTATTGCTACCTGTCGGGGGCCGAGGCGGTGGCCGTGCCCACCCAGCCCAAAAACGACTTCATGCCCACCGCCGAAGAGCTGGCCCCGCAGCTGCGCGGGGCCACGCTACTGGCCTTATGCTCGCCGCTCAACCCTACGGGTACGGTATTCACAAAGGAGAGCCTGGAACAAATATGCGACCTGGTGCTGGCCGAAAACCAGCGCCGCGGGCCTGATGAGAAGCCACTCTACATCCTCTACGACCAGATTTACTGGCTCCTGACCTTCGGCCAAACCGAGCACCACGACCCGGTGAGCCTGCGGCCCGCCCTGCGCGACTATGTGGTGTACATTGACGGCATCTCGAAGTGCTTCGCGGCTACCGGCGTTCGGGTGGGCTATGCGTTTGGACCTAAAGTAGTTATCGAGAAAATGAAGGGCCTGCTGGGGCACGTCGGGGCCTGGGCACCGAAGGCCGAGCAGGTAGCCACTGCTAAGTTCCTACCCCAAACGGAAGCTGTAGATGAGTTCGTGACGGGTTTCAAAACCAAGCTGCAAGCCACCCTCGATGCCGCCTACCACGGCCTGAAGCAGCTCCGTGAGCAGGGCTACCCGGTGGATGCCATCGCGCCGGCCGGGGCCATCTACCTCACCGCCAAAATCGACGTGCTGGGCCGCCGCACGGCCGCCGGCGAAGTGCTGGCCACCACCAAAGAAATCACCGCCTACCTGCTCACCGAAGCCGGGCTGGCCGTGGTGCCGTTCAGCGCCTTCGGAGCGGCAGCCACCGCACCGTGGTTCCGCCTCTCGGTTGGGGCCGAGTCGCGGGCCTCGGTAGAGGCCGCGCTGCCCCGCCTTCGGGCCGCGCTGGATAAGCTGGGGTAG
- a CDS encoding 1-deoxy-D-xylulose-5-phosphate reductoisomerase encodes MANSSPSAPPKNLALLGSTGSIGTQALDVVREQAGRFRVAVLTAGRQWQALVAQAQEFRPAAVVIGDEFYAEVKAALAGQPETQVLAGAAALLEVVQRPDVDVVLTALVGYAGLPPTVAAIRAGKDIALANKETLVVAGELITSLVREHRVKLLPVDSEHSAIFQCLVGEELNPVEKVILTASGGPFRGRTAAELAHITKAQALKHPNWTMGAKITIDSATLMNKGLEVIEAKWLFSLDNEQVDVIVHPQSIVHSLVQFRDGSLKAQLGRPDMKLPIQYALGYPERLRNDFPRFSFLDYPTLTFEAADQATFRHLPLAYAAMRRGGTAACVLNAANEVAVAAFLQDGVSFLGMADVVAGTLDRVPYLATPTLADYAATDREARRVATGLLTN; translated from the coding sequence ATGGCGAATTCTTCTCCGTCTGCGCCGCCCAAAAACCTGGCACTACTGGGCTCCACGGGCTCCATCGGCACGCAGGCGCTGGACGTGGTGCGCGAGCAGGCGGGCCGGTTTCGGGTGGCGGTGCTCACGGCCGGGCGGCAGTGGCAGGCGCTGGTGGCGCAGGCCCAGGAGTTCCGGCCGGCGGCCGTAGTTATCGGCGACGAGTTTTATGCCGAGGTGAAAGCCGCCCTGGCGGGCCAGCCCGAAACCCAGGTGCTGGCCGGCGCGGCCGCCCTGCTGGAAGTGGTGCAGCGCCCCGACGTGGACGTGGTGCTCACGGCGCTGGTCGGCTACGCGGGCCTACCCCCCACGGTGGCCGCCATCCGGGCCGGCAAAGATATTGCACTGGCCAACAAGGAAACGCTGGTAGTAGCTGGTGAGCTGATAACCAGCTTAGTGCGTGAGCATAGGGTCAAGCTCCTACCCGTCGATTCCGAGCACTCGGCCATCTTCCAGTGCCTAGTGGGCGAAGAGCTGAACCCCGTGGAGAAGGTCATCCTCACGGCCTCGGGCGGGCCGTTTCGGGGGCGCACGGCGGCCGAGCTGGCGCATATCACTAAGGCGCAGGCGCTAAAGCACCCCAACTGGACGATGGGGGCTAAAATCACCATTGATTCGGCCACGCTCATGAATAAGGGCCTGGAAGTGATAGAAGCCAAGTGGCTATTCAGCCTTGATAATGAGCAGGTTGACGTTATCGTGCATCCGCAGAGTATCGTGCATTCGCTGGTGCAATTCCGCGACGGCTCGCTGAAGGCGCAGCTGGGCCGGCCCGATATGAAGCTGCCCATTCAGTACGCGCTGGGCTACCCCGAGCGCCTGCGCAATGATTTTCCGCGATTTTCGTTTTTAGATTATCCTACCCTCACTTTTGAGGCGGCCGACCAAGCTACGTTTCGCCACCTGCCGCTGGCTTACGCGGCCATGCGGCGCGGCGGCACCGCCGCCTGCGTCCTCAATGCCGCTAATGAAGTGGCCGTGGCGGCCTTCCTGCAGGACGGCGTAAGCTTCCTGGGCATGGCCGACGTGGTGGCCGGGACCCTGGACCGGGTTCCGTATCTTGCAACCCCAACCTTGGCCGACTACGCCGCTACTGATAGAGAAGCGCGCAGGGTGGCAACTGGGTTGTTGACAAATTGA
- the rseP gene encoding RIP metalloprotease RseP, translating to MEILVMIGQLVLGLSLLVGLHEFGHFAFAKLFKIKVTKFYIFFDFLFPLPHVWNFSLLKKKVGDTEYGIGWFPLGGYVAIHGMVDETQDADALAGPPQPDEFRAKPAWQRLLVMMGGIIMNVITGIVIFTALTYKLGESYLPASEARYGVVTTSLGRSMGFRDGDQIVKINGRPFTEFNDVYDPNVLLNNESYYTVERGGQLLDLPKLPPRFMDRMAKQGDSLFVEPRQPFTLKEVVPGNPAAKAGIRVGDRIMRIGSTPIRYYDELLRTLPPLKGQTVPVVVERAGQTLTLPVTISETGKIGIRPEPMLHFSTRQYSLGQSIPQGTKKAFDVISLQAKAFAKIAKREASASESLGGPVEIAQQFGGHWDWPHFWTLVGMLSMVLAFMNLLPIPALDGGHVLFLLYEIILRRKPSEKFLEGAQRVGTVLILALMVYVIVIKQVMKLF from the coding sequence TTGGAAATTCTTGTTATGATTGGCCAGCTGGTGCTGGGCCTGTCGCTGCTAGTAGGCTTGCACGAGTTTGGACACTTTGCCTTCGCCAAGCTTTTTAAGATTAAGGTCACGAAGTTTTACATCTTCTTCGACTTCCTCTTTCCCCTCCCCCACGTCTGGAATTTCAGCCTGCTGAAAAAGAAGGTGGGCGACACCGAATACGGCATCGGTTGGTTTCCGCTGGGTGGCTACGTGGCCATTCACGGCATGGTGGATGAGACCCAGGATGCCGACGCGCTGGCCGGCCCGCCGCAGCCCGACGAGTTTCGGGCCAAGCCGGCCTGGCAACGCCTATTGGTGATGATGGGCGGCATTATTATGAACGTGATTACGGGCATCGTCATCTTCACCGCCCTTACGTATAAGCTGGGCGAGAGCTACTTACCTGCCTCAGAGGCCCGCTACGGGGTGGTCACGACCAGCCTGGGCCGCAGCATGGGCTTCCGTGACGGCGACCAGATTGTGAAAATCAACGGCCGACCCTTCACGGAGTTCAACGACGTGTACGACCCCAACGTGCTGCTCAACAACGAGAGCTACTACACCGTGGAGCGCGGCGGCCAGCTGCTGGACTTGCCCAAGCTACCCCCGCGATTCATGGACCGCATGGCCAAGCAGGGCGACAGCCTGTTTGTGGAGCCGCGCCAGCCCTTCACCCTCAAGGAGGTAGTGCCCGGCAACCCGGCCGCCAAGGCCGGCATTCGGGTCGGCGACCGCATTATGCGCATCGGCAGCACGCCCATTAGGTATTATGACGAGCTGCTGCGCACCCTACCCCCCCTCAAGGGCCAAACGGTACCCGTGGTGGTGGAGCGCGCCGGCCAGACCCTGACGCTACCCGTGACCATCAGCGAAACCGGCAAAATTGGCATCCGGCCCGAGCCAATGCTGCATTTCAGTACTCGTCAGTACTCACTGGGCCAGTCCATTCCGCAGGGCACCAAGAAGGCGTTCGATGTTATCTCGCTGCAAGCCAAGGCATTCGCTAAAATTGCCAAGCGCGAAGCCTCGGCTTCCGAAAGCCTGGGCGGCCCGGTCGAAATTGCGCAGCAATTCGGTGGGCACTGGGACTGGCCGCACTTCTGGACGCTGGTCGGGATGCTGAGCATGGTGCTGGCTTTCATGAACTTACTGCCCATTCCGGCCCTCGATGGCGGCCACGTCCTGTTCTTGCTCTACGAAATTATTTTGCGCCGCAAGCCGTCGGAGAAATTCCTGGAGGGCGCGCAACGCGTAGGCACAGTGCTTATTCTGGCTTTGATGGTGTATGTGATTGTGATTAAGCAGGTAATGAAGCTGTTTTAA
- a CDS encoding DUF6702 family protein, translating into MNKKGKLLTISYLLLALFLGLPGVAGTRHAYHTSILELRLNPQKQQVELALKVFADDFAQALSQGRPKAVDLRSPAALPLAELYLHQHLKLSIPASPRQPRLPLDVQFLGLQPDKEAYWLYAKIPLPRPTQELLLNQSVLLESFSDQMNIVNAEGNGKKISALLRNGHEEELISFRN; encoded by the coding sequence ATGAATAAAAAAGGAAAGCTACTGACAATCAGCTACCTGCTCCTGGCGCTCTTCCTCGGTCTGCCCGGCGTAGCCGGCACCCGCCACGCCTACCACACTAGCATTCTGGAGCTGCGCCTGAACCCGCAGAAGCAGCAGGTAGAGCTGGCCCTGAAGGTTTTTGCCGACGACTTCGCCCAGGCCCTCTCGCAAGGCCGGCCCAAGGCCGTGGACTTGCGCTCACCAGCCGCCCTACCCCTGGCCGAATTGTACTTACATCAGCATCTGAAGCTCAGCATCCCGGCCAGCCCGCGCCAACCGCGCCTACCTCTCGATGTGCAGTTCCTGGGCCTGCAACCCGATAAGGAAGCCTACTGGCTCTACGCCAAAATACCCCTACCGCGCCCCACTCAGGAGCTACTGCTCAACCAAAGCGTGCTACTGGAATCGTTTTCGGACCAGATGAATATCGTGAACGCCGAGGGCAACGGCAAGAAAATCAGCGCCCTACTGCGCAATGGTCACGAAGAGGAATTGATTAGTTTTAGGAATTAA
- a CDS encoding DUF2461 domain-containing protein, which yields MNPAALLDFLDNLAQHNDRDWFQAHKATFDTLRADFEQDVAYWLRELAADEPALAGLDPKKCVFRIYRDVRFSKVKVPYKTHFSAYFAAGGKHGDASGRYVQIGPNGQTIVAGGLYEPTKEQLAAVRQEMDYAPEGLHALLAAPAARQFFPRGLHGEQLKKMPPGYDPTHPEANWLRHKQFLLLHELPDADVRSLSPEALRAHILAALRALGPFCQWLGVSD from the coding sequence ATGAACCCCGCCGCCCTGCTCGACTTTCTCGACAACCTCGCCCAGCATAACGACCGCGACTGGTTTCAGGCCCATAAAGCCACTTTCGACACGCTGCGCGCCGACTTCGAGCAGGACGTGGCCTACTGGCTGCGCGAGCTGGCCGCCGATGAGCCCGCCCTGGCCGGCCTGGACCCCAAAAAGTGCGTTTTCCGCATTTACCGCGACGTGCGATTTTCTAAGGTTAAGGTGCCGTATAAGACGCACTTCTCGGCCTACTTTGCGGCCGGCGGCAAGCACGGCGATGCGTCCGGCCGCTACGTCCAGATTGGTCCAAATGGCCAGACTATCGTGGCCGGCGGCCTTTATGAGCCTACCAAGGAGCAGCTGGCCGCCGTGCGCCAGGAAATGGATTATGCGCCCGAAGGATTGCACGCGCTGCTGGCCGCGCCCGCCGCCCGGCAGTTTTTCCCGCGCGGCCTCCACGGCGAGCAGCTCAAAAAAATGCCGCCCGGCTACGACCCTACCCACCCCGAGGCCAACTGGCTGCGTCACAAGCAGTTTCTACTACTGCACGAGCTACCTGACGCGGACGTGCGCTCCCTCTCACCAGAAGCTCTTCGGGCTCACATCCTGGCCGCGTTGCGGGCGCTGGGGCCGTTCTGCCAGTGGCTGGGGGTTAGTGATTAA